The following coding sequences are from one Lycium ferocissimum isolate CSIRO_LF1 chromosome 3, AGI_CSIRO_Lferr_CH_V1, whole genome shotgun sequence window:
- the LOC132048728 gene encoding serine/threonine-protein kinase WNK8-like, whose amino-acid sequence MELKMLRRSCRVKEITCLRPSRRIGTWGRGGSLRVQARKRNKEEKGMNEREGCGGAYKEVYIGYDHVEETEIAWNQIVFYGKDEEALKTPEKLFAEATMLMSLNHARVMKCFSYWFDSKSNTLNMITELFPSGSLKKYLPNYDNVDLASIKSWGRQILEGLRFLHSQSPKIIHRDIKCDNVFVDSDGKQVKLGDFGLGVRLMEGNFVKDAKGTPEFMAPDNQMQIFRKVYTGVKPASIGKVKDTRVKDIIEKCLLPVSVRPCAEELLKDPSFLYDNCGSSATLEACAPAASFSSQEPFLFQNL is encoded by the exons ATGGAGCTCAAAATGCTCCGACGGAGTTGCAGAGTTAAAGAAATTACTTGTTTACGACCATCAAGGCGTATTGGAACTTGGGGGAGAGGTGGAAGTTTGAGAGTCCAAGCtagaaagagaaataaagaagagaaagggATGAATGAGAGAGAGGGGT GTGGGGGAGCTTACAAAGAAGTGTACATAGGTTATGATCATGTTGAGGAAACTGAAATTGCATGGAACCAAATTGTTTTCTACGGAAAAGATGAAGAAGCATTAAAAACACCGGAAAAATTGTTCGCTGAAGCTACTATGTTGATGTCCTTAAACCATGCAAGGGTTATGAAGTGTTTTTCTTATTGGTTCGATTCCAAGTCCAATACCCTAAACATGATCACGGAGTTATTCCCCTCGGGCAGCTTGAAGAAGTATCTGCCGAATTATGATAACGTTGATTTGGCAAGTATCAAGAGCTGGGGCAGACAGATTCTTGAAGGTTTGAGGTTTCTCCATAGCCAGAGCCCGAAGATCATCCATAGAGACATCAAGTGTGACAATGTGTTTGTTGATAGTGATGGGAAGCAAGTTAAGCTTGGAGATTTTGGGTTGGGGGTTCGTCTTATGGAGGGCAATTTCGTGAAAGATGCTAAGGGTACGCCTGAATTCATGGCTCCAGA CAATCAGATGCAGATATTTAGGAAAGTGTACACTGGTGTGAAGCCCGCGTCTATCGGAAAGGTGAAGGATACCAGAGTGAAAGATATCATCGAAAAGTGTTTGCTTCCCGTGTCTGTTAGGCCGTGTGCGgaagagttgttgaaagatccATCCTTTTTATACGACAATTGTGGATCATCAGCTACATTGGAGGCTTGTGCTCCTGCTGCCAGCTTT AGCAGCCAGGAGCCTTTTCTTTTCCAGAATTTGTAG
- the LOC132049907 gene encoding putative pentatricopeptide repeat-containing protein At3g23330, which yields MFTKSQFKTGPNFHSITNIFHHFCNSKNLKAIKIFHAHLITTGLLFISPNLQFKLISSSTTSLQTLTNFFKLLKPRNPLLLNSILSHFSQNGYHSLSLHTFSFMHFSVIDIDSYTLCSSITASSAMKNVNFGKMIHTHVIKSGWLSSVYVGCGLIDLYAKSLCIKNAGMLFDEMPVKNTVCVNAFLSGYSEAKMWMDGLALVRKMLSLNLCCDNFTFSAALRACVGLSAFELGKQVHGCVIRKVDDVESDVFLQSLLIEMYGKCGLVEKARRVFDMVGFRCRESKKDVVLWTSMLGVCGRNGKFEEAIGLFNDMVMEGIKPDGVALLTVLSACSHTGHVNLGMQYFESMACNYTLEPRPEHYSCVIDLLCRAGELDRAWNLINDLSYKENGNFTVTLWGALLSACHNFDNVELGKLAAQRALDLDPQNDGVYVLLSNMYARNGMWDEIEMLREQIKEKGLKKDIGHTLIDITR from the coding sequence ATGTTCACTAAATCCCAGTTTAAAACTGGACCAAACTTCCATTCCATAACTAACATCTTTCACCATTTTTGCAACTCAAAGAATCTAAAAGCCATTAAAATATTTCATGCACATTTAATTACAACAGGATTACTCTTCATCTCCCCTAATCTTCAGTTCAAACTCATTTCATCGTCCACAACTTCACTTCAAACCTTAaccaatttcttcaaattacTCAAACCAAGAAACCCTTTGCttttaaattcaattctttcccATTTTTCCCAAAATGGGTATCATTCTTTATCTCTTCATACATTCTCTTTTATGCATTTTAGTGTTATTGACATTGATTCATACACATTGTGTAGTTCCATTACAGCTTCATCTGCTATGAAAAATGTAAACTTTGGGAAAATGATTCATACCCATGTAATAAAATCAGGCTGGTTATCTAGTGTATACGTGGGTTGTGGTTTAATTGATTTGTATGCAAAGTCTTTGTGTATCAAGAATGCAGGTATGTTGTTCGATGAAATGCCTGTGAAGAATACAGTGTGTGTAAATGCATTTCTTTCTGGGTATTCTGAAGCTAAGATGTGGATGGATGGATTGGCATTGGTTAGAAAGATGTTATCTTTAAATCTATGTTGTGATAATTTCACTTTTTCGGCTGCTTTGCGTGCTTGTGTAGGGTTATCTGCTTTTGAATTGGGTAAGCAGGTTCACGGATGTGTTATTCGAAAAGTTGATGATGTGGAATCTGATGTGTTTCTGCAAAGCttgttgattgaaatgtatGGAAAATGTGGGTTAGTTGAGAAGGCTAGGCGTGTATTTGACATGGTTGGTTTTAGATGTAGAGAAAGTAAGAAGGATGTTGTTCTGTGGACATCAATGCTCGGTGTTTGCGGAAGAAATGGGAAATTTGAAGAAGCGATTGGTCTGTTTAATGACATGGTAATGGAAGGAATCAAACCAGATGGTGTAGCGTTATTGACTGTTCTCTCAGCTTGTAGTCACACTGGCCATGTAAATCTTGGGATGCAGTACTTTGAATCGATGGCGTGTAATTACACTTTGGAACCCAGACCTGAGCACTACAGTTGTGTGATTGATTTACTGTGTCGTGCAGGTGAGTTGGATAGAGCATGGAATTTAATCAACGACTTATCTTACAAAGAGAATGGTAATTTCACTGTTACCTTGTGGGGAGCCTTGCTTAGTGCCTGCCATAATTTTGACAACGTCGAATTAGGTAAATTAGCTGCTCAAAGGGCACTGGATTTGGATCCTCAAAATGACGGTGTTTATGTTCTGCTATCGAACATGTATGCCAGGAATGGCATGTGGGATGAAATTGAGATGTTGAGGGAACAGATAAAAGAGAAGGGATTAAAGAAAGACATAGGACATACTTTGATAGATATCACTAGATGA